In the genome of Neofelis nebulosa isolate mNeoNeb1 chromosome 8, mNeoNeb1.pri, whole genome shotgun sequence, one region contains:
- the LOC131519452 gene encoding glycosylation-dependent cell adhesion molecule 1-like codes for MTISHTQMLAAAQLISEKDHVSIENLSEESLISREELVFEEDDMTKSTRRPKRQRPELLHPIPQEDSIRNAASQSEETTELTPRAATTSEGKLAKLGHEIGKNVDKTVKETMSYLKNLLPHAYEVIRP; via the exons ATGACTATATCTCATACCCAAATGCTAGCAG CTGCTCAGCTGATATCTGAAAAGGACCATGTCTCCATTGAAAACCTTTCTGAGGAATCTCTCATCTCCAGAGAAGAGCTGGTTTTTGAAGAGGATGATATGACCAAATCTACCAGGAGACCAAAGCGTCAAAGGCCCGAGCTGCTTCACCCCATCCCCCAGGAGGACAGTATCAGAAATGCTGCCTCTCAGTCAGAAGAGACTACAGAACTCACTCCCAGGGCTG CAACCACCTCAGAGGGAAAACTGGCCAAGCTCGGCCATGAAATCGGGAAGAATGTGgacaaaacagtaaaagaaaccaTGAGCTATCTGAAAAACCTACTCCCTCATGCCTATGAAGTCATAAGGCCCTAA